Proteins from one Plodia interpunctella isolate USDA-ARS_2022_Savannah chromosome 3, ilPloInte3.2, whole genome shotgun sequence genomic window:
- the LOC128683533 gene encoding uncharacterized protein LOC128683533 isoform X1, giving the protein MASRGDKGNGNGEEQIVETLAEVFRCFICMEKLVDAHLCPHCSKLCCYACVRRWLTEQRSQCPHCRAALHLHELVNCRWVEEVTQQIETMQQQHVQLCLQCPTHQEKLTVYCWTCRRCICHRCALWGGTHSGHTFKPLEEVYEQHVTQIRDEVAQLRRRLMELISLVQEVERNVESVRAAKDERVREIRNAVELMISRLDSALKAKLLTLMGQKNSLTQETEQLEHLLQEIEHQLHTSTRSELIARSGELLKMIHQVRKKPMASFVTAPVPADFHSEIVPSYDSSTFPLTNFTQLRHAAAPVYSAPLHVNGLCWRLKVYPDGNGVVRGNYLSVFLELSAGLPETSNTAKLRVGKRYEYRVEMLHQVSRDPSKNIVREFASDFEVGECWGYNRFFRLDLLASEGYHNPETDTLILRFQVRPPTFYQRCRDQQWYINQLVTMQNQHVMQINDLKERLSLEMSRNSIAATRATPNTSNNSQSTPEDNPSQNNPVDGNSLSEPIVFNNQWKFNTSAHGIMSGQRLNSPGILNTGMFVDESRNNDVSSQPGVGSVSNVGGVGVGNVGSTFAFGDFATPLDRRLQPHALDAYNLPSTSRSANSLHVSLHTLLNAAPSRAPSGSKLLASKLHKHQLPAKESATLAAVASTPVTEVSPAINNVLLCSSISSPELVAVAGQQASQQASQQASDPRIHSPPIHAGSESSSDTADLMFSELEVFADENNPSHVDENSNEENDVDDEAMSGENDIEGAFGPAAESGGADILSRLLCAVHGRGVTPAGSDGSAPANLSASRHDNDPQLSTAAHTDMLLLNLMRINGLTPKPKKHGPKRNWSSSKPELVLGSSPSTSGGRARRSSGAMCGAMSGAGSGAGGGARQRRAGRGQPLSPGQLRRDDDLRPSALGPLPGACGPLSPAASPERATLSPASLAYDYWPSVSSVSDNDEVELILDYNDTLFDLLLNSLSIDGGPPGETESPRPVTPPVQPWSPHATPHAPAHASPHATPHATPHATPHATPHATPHATPPPRDAD; this is encoded by the exons ATGGCCTCTAGGGGTGACAAAGGAAATGGCAATGGCGAAGAACAGATTGTTGAG ACGTTGGCGGAGGTGTTCCGCTGCTTCATTTGTATGGAGAAGCTGGTGGACGCACACCTGTGCCCTCACTGTTCAAAGCTGTGCTGCTACGCTTGCGTGCGGCGATGGTTGACTGAGCAGCGGTCCCAGTGTCCGCACTGTCGTGCTGCCCTGCATTTGCACGAGCTGGTGAACTGTCGATGGGTGGAGGAGGTCACCCAACAGATAGAAACCATGCAACAGCAACATGTCCAGTTGTGCTTACA ATGCCCGACTCACCAAGAGAAGTTGACAGTGTACTGTTGGACGTGCCGCCGCTGTATCTGCCACCGGTGTGCGCTGTGGGGAGGCACCCACTCTGGACACACGTTCAAGCCCCTGGAGGAGGTGTACGAGCAACATGTCACCCAGATACGGGATGAGGTTGCCCAGCTGCGCAGGAGGCTTATGGAACTCATCAGTTTGGTGCAGGAAGTG gaaCGCAATGTAGAATCGGTGCGTGCTGCCAAAGATGAGCGCGTACGTGAGATCCGCAATGCTGTGGAGCTGATGATATCGCGACTGGACTCTGCATTGAAGGCGAAACTGTTGACGCTGATGGGACAGAAGAACAGCCTCACCCAGGAGACTGAGCAACTTGAGCATCTGCTGCAGGAGATTGAACATCAACTACATACAAGCACAAG ATCTGAATTGATAGCCAGGAGTGGCGAGTTACTGAAGATGATCCACCAAGTGCGCAAGAAGCCGATGGCCAGTTTTGTGACGGCGCCTGTACCGGCCGATTTCCACAG CGAAATTGTGCCGAGCTACGATAGCAGCACATTCCCCCTGACGAACTTCACGCAATTGCGTCACGCGGCTGCGCCCGTGTACTCCGCGCCGCTGCACGTCAACGGGCTATGCTGGCGATTGAAGGTGTACCCCGACGGCAACGGGGTGGTACGCGGGAACTACCTCTCCGTGTTTTTGGAGCTTAGCGCCGGCCTGCCCGAGACCTCCAA CACTGCTAAGTTAAGAGTAGGGAAGAG ATACGAGTATCGCGTGGAGATGTTACACCAAGTGTCACGTGACCCCTCCAAGAACATAGTCCGGGAGTTCGCGTCGGATTTCGAGGTTGGCGAGTGCTGGGGCTACAACCGTTTCTTCAGACTGGACCTGCTGGCCAGCGAGGGCTATCACAACCCGGAGACTGACACCTTGATACTCAG ATTCCAAGTGCGGCCGCCGACGTTCTACCAGCGTTGTCGCGACCAACAATGGTACATCAACCAGCTAGTCACCATGCAGAACCAGCATGTCATGCAAATCAATGATCTCAAAGAG CGTCTCTCACTAGAAATGTCGCGCAACTCCATAGCGGCGACGCGGGCGACTCCCAACACTTCCAACAACTCCCAATCGACTCCCGAAGACAACCCGTCGCAGAATAACCCTGTCGACGGCAACTCCTTATCGGAACCGATTGTGTTCAACAATCAGTGGAAGTTCAATACAAGTGCGCATGGCATCATGAGCGGCCAGAGGTTGAATAGTCCAG GAATCCTGAACACAGGCATGTTCGTAGACGAGTCCCGCAACAACGACGTGTCGTCGCAGCCGGGCGTGGGCAGCGTGTCCAACGTTGGGGGCGTGGGCGTGGGCAACGTGGGCAGCACCTTCGCCTTCGGGGACTTCGCCACACCGCTGGACAGAAGGCTCCAGCCGCACGCTCTGGACGCTTACAATCTACCTTCTACTTCTAG GTCAGCGAACTCGCTGCACGTGAGCCTGCACACGCTGCTGAACGCGGCGCCGAGTCGCGCGCCCAGCGGCAGCAAGCTGCTGGCCAGCAAGCTGCACAAGCACCAGCTGCCCGCCAAGGAGTCCGCCACGCTCGCCG CGGTCGCAAGCACCCCAGTGACGGAAGTGAGCCCCGCGATCAACAACGTGTTGCTTTGTTCTTCTATATCGTCGCCTGAGCTGGTGGCGGTGGCGGGCCAGCAAGCCAGCCAGCAAGCCAGCCAGCAAGCCAGCGACCCGCGGATACACAGCCCGCCGATACACGCGGGCTCGGAGTCCAGCAGCGACACCGCG GATCTGATGTTCAGCGAGTTGGAAGTTTTCGCGGACGAAAACAACCCGAGTCACGTCGACGAGAACTCCAACGAGGAGAATGATGTGGACGACGAGGCTATGTCAG GCGAGAATGACATCGAGGGTGCTTTCGGTCCGGCCGCCGAGTCCGGCGGCGCCGACATCCTCAGCCGGCTGCTGTGCGCCGTGCACGGCCGCGGCGTCACGCCCGCCGGCTCCGACGGCTCCGCGCCCGCCAACCTCAGCGCCTCGCGACACGACAACGACCCCCAGTTGTCCACCGCGGCCCACACGGATATGCTGCTGTTGAATCTTATGAGGATCAACGGGTTGACGCCCAAGCCGAAGAAGCATG GTCCAAAACGCAATTGGTCATCTTCCAAGCCAGAGTTGGTACTCGGCAGCAGCCCCTCGACGAGCGGGGGTCGAGCGCGGCGCTCGAGCGGAGCGATGTGCGGGGCGATGAGCGGGGCGGGGAGCGGGGCGGGGGGCGGCGCGAGGCAGCGGCGAGCGGGGCGCGGGCAGCCGCTCTCCCCCGGTCAGCTGCGCAGGGACGATGATCTCAGACCTAGTGCTCTCG GCCCCTTGCCTGGCGCTTGCGGCCCGCTGTCGCCGGCGGCCTCGCCTGAAAGAGCCACACTATCACCGGCGTCGCTGGCCTACGACTATTGGCCGTCGGTCTCCTCTGTGTCGGACAATGATGAGGTCGAACTCATTTTGGACTATAAC GACACCCTATTCGACCTACTCCTGAACAGTCTCTCCATCGACGGCGGCCCCCCCGGCGAAACGGAGTCCCCGCGCCCCGTCACCCCGCCCGTGCAGCCGTGGAGTCCTCACGCCACTCCGCACGCGCCGGCCCACGCCTCCCCGCACGCCACGCCCCACGCCACGCCTCACGCCACGCCCCACGCCACGCCTCACGCCACGCCACACGCCACGCCGCCGCCGAGAGACGCGGATTGA
- the LOC128683533 gene encoding uncharacterized protein LOC128683533 isoform X2 encodes MASRGDKGNGNGEEQIVETLAEVFRCFICMEKLVDAHLCPHCSKLCCYACVRRWLTEQRSQCPHCRAALHLHELVNCRWVEEVTQQIETMQQQHVQLCLQCPTHQEKLTVYCWTCRRCICHRCALWGGTHSGHTFKPLEEVYEQHVTQIRDEVAQLRRRLMELISLVQEVERNVESVRAAKDERVREIRNAVELMISRLDSALKAKLLTLMGQKNSLTQETEQLEHLLQEIEHQLHTSTRSELIARSGELLKMIHQVRKKPMASFVTAPVPADFHSEIVPSYDSSTFPLTNFTQLRHAAAPVYSAPLHVNGLCWRLKVYPDGNGVVRGNYLSVFLELSAGLPETSNTAKLRVGKRYEYRVEMLHQVSRDPSKNIVREFASDFEVGECWGYNRFFRLDLLASEGYHNPETDTLILRFQVRPPTFYQRCRDQQWYINQLVTMQNQHVMQINDLKERLSLEMSRNSIAATRATPNTSNNSQSTPEDNPSQNNPVDGNSLSEPIVFNNQWKFNTSAHGIMSGQRLNSPGILNTGMFVDESRNNDVSSQPGVGSVSNVGGVGVGNVGSTFAFGDFATPLDRRLQPHALDAYNLPSTSRSANSLHVSLHTLLNAAPSRAPSGSKLLASKLHKHQLPAKESATLAAVASTPVTEVSPAINNVLLCSSISSPELVAVAGQQASQQASQQASDPRIHSPPIHAGSESSSDTADLMFSELEVFADENNPSHVDENSNEENDVDDEAMSGENDIEGAFGPAAESGGADILSRLLCAVHGRGVTPAGSDGSAPANLSASRHDNDPQLSTAAHTDMLLLNLMRINGLTPKPKKHGPKRNWSSSKPELVLGSSPSTSGGRARRSSGAMCGAMSGAGSGAGGGARQRRAGRGQPLSPGQLRRDDDLRPSALGPLPGACGPLSPAASPERATLSPASLAYDYWPSVSSVSDNDEDTLFDLLLNSLSIDGGPPGETESPRPVTPPVQPWSPHATPHAPAHASPHATPHATPHATPHATPHATPHATPPPRDAD; translated from the exons ATGGCCTCTAGGGGTGACAAAGGAAATGGCAATGGCGAAGAACAGATTGTTGAG ACGTTGGCGGAGGTGTTCCGCTGCTTCATTTGTATGGAGAAGCTGGTGGACGCACACCTGTGCCCTCACTGTTCAAAGCTGTGCTGCTACGCTTGCGTGCGGCGATGGTTGACTGAGCAGCGGTCCCAGTGTCCGCACTGTCGTGCTGCCCTGCATTTGCACGAGCTGGTGAACTGTCGATGGGTGGAGGAGGTCACCCAACAGATAGAAACCATGCAACAGCAACATGTCCAGTTGTGCTTACA ATGCCCGACTCACCAAGAGAAGTTGACAGTGTACTGTTGGACGTGCCGCCGCTGTATCTGCCACCGGTGTGCGCTGTGGGGAGGCACCCACTCTGGACACACGTTCAAGCCCCTGGAGGAGGTGTACGAGCAACATGTCACCCAGATACGGGATGAGGTTGCCCAGCTGCGCAGGAGGCTTATGGAACTCATCAGTTTGGTGCAGGAAGTG gaaCGCAATGTAGAATCGGTGCGTGCTGCCAAAGATGAGCGCGTACGTGAGATCCGCAATGCTGTGGAGCTGATGATATCGCGACTGGACTCTGCATTGAAGGCGAAACTGTTGACGCTGATGGGACAGAAGAACAGCCTCACCCAGGAGACTGAGCAACTTGAGCATCTGCTGCAGGAGATTGAACATCAACTACATACAAGCACAAG ATCTGAATTGATAGCCAGGAGTGGCGAGTTACTGAAGATGATCCACCAAGTGCGCAAGAAGCCGATGGCCAGTTTTGTGACGGCGCCTGTACCGGCCGATTTCCACAG CGAAATTGTGCCGAGCTACGATAGCAGCACATTCCCCCTGACGAACTTCACGCAATTGCGTCACGCGGCTGCGCCCGTGTACTCCGCGCCGCTGCACGTCAACGGGCTATGCTGGCGATTGAAGGTGTACCCCGACGGCAACGGGGTGGTACGCGGGAACTACCTCTCCGTGTTTTTGGAGCTTAGCGCCGGCCTGCCCGAGACCTCCAA CACTGCTAAGTTAAGAGTAGGGAAGAG ATACGAGTATCGCGTGGAGATGTTACACCAAGTGTCACGTGACCCCTCCAAGAACATAGTCCGGGAGTTCGCGTCGGATTTCGAGGTTGGCGAGTGCTGGGGCTACAACCGTTTCTTCAGACTGGACCTGCTGGCCAGCGAGGGCTATCACAACCCGGAGACTGACACCTTGATACTCAG ATTCCAAGTGCGGCCGCCGACGTTCTACCAGCGTTGTCGCGACCAACAATGGTACATCAACCAGCTAGTCACCATGCAGAACCAGCATGTCATGCAAATCAATGATCTCAAAGAG CGTCTCTCACTAGAAATGTCGCGCAACTCCATAGCGGCGACGCGGGCGACTCCCAACACTTCCAACAACTCCCAATCGACTCCCGAAGACAACCCGTCGCAGAATAACCCTGTCGACGGCAACTCCTTATCGGAACCGATTGTGTTCAACAATCAGTGGAAGTTCAATACAAGTGCGCATGGCATCATGAGCGGCCAGAGGTTGAATAGTCCAG GAATCCTGAACACAGGCATGTTCGTAGACGAGTCCCGCAACAACGACGTGTCGTCGCAGCCGGGCGTGGGCAGCGTGTCCAACGTTGGGGGCGTGGGCGTGGGCAACGTGGGCAGCACCTTCGCCTTCGGGGACTTCGCCACACCGCTGGACAGAAGGCTCCAGCCGCACGCTCTGGACGCTTACAATCTACCTTCTACTTCTAG GTCAGCGAACTCGCTGCACGTGAGCCTGCACACGCTGCTGAACGCGGCGCCGAGTCGCGCGCCCAGCGGCAGCAAGCTGCTGGCCAGCAAGCTGCACAAGCACCAGCTGCCCGCCAAGGAGTCCGCCACGCTCGCCG CGGTCGCAAGCACCCCAGTGACGGAAGTGAGCCCCGCGATCAACAACGTGTTGCTTTGTTCTTCTATATCGTCGCCTGAGCTGGTGGCGGTGGCGGGCCAGCAAGCCAGCCAGCAAGCCAGCCAGCAAGCCAGCGACCCGCGGATACACAGCCCGCCGATACACGCGGGCTCGGAGTCCAGCAGCGACACCGCG GATCTGATGTTCAGCGAGTTGGAAGTTTTCGCGGACGAAAACAACCCGAGTCACGTCGACGAGAACTCCAACGAGGAGAATGATGTGGACGACGAGGCTATGTCAG GCGAGAATGACATCGAGGGTGCTTTCGGTCCGGCCGCCGAGTCCGGCGGCGCCGACATCCTCAGCCGGCTGCTGTGCGCCGTGCACGGCCGCGGCGTCACGCCCGCCGGCTCCGACGGCTCCGCGCCCGCCAACCTCAGCGCCTCGCGACACGACAACGACCCCCAGTTGTCCACCGCGGCCCACACGGATATGCTGCTGTTGAATCTTATGAGGATCAACGGGTTGACGCCCAAGCCGAAGAAGCATG GTCCAAAACGCAATTGGTCATCTTCCAAGCCAGAGTTGGTACTCGGCAGCAGCCCCTCGACGAGCGGGGGTCGAGCGCGGCGCTCGAGCGGAGCGATGTGCGGGGCGATGAGCGGGGCGGGGAGCGGGGCGGGGGGCGGCGCGAGGCAGCGGCGAGCGGGGCGCGGGCAGCCGCTCTCCCCCGGTCAGCTGCGCAGGGACGATGATCTCAGACCTAGTGCTCTCG GCCCCTTGCCTGGCGCTTGCGGCCCGCTGTCGCCGGCGGCCTCGCCTGAAAGAGCCACACTATCACCGGCGTCGCTGGCCTACGACTATTGGCCGTCGGTCTCCTCTGTGTCGGACAATGATGAG GACACCCTATTCGACCTACTCCTGAACAGTCTCTCCATCGACGGCGGCCCCCCCGGCGAAACGGAGTCCCCGCGCCCCGTCACCCCGCCCGTGCAGCCGTGGAGTCCTCACGCCACTCCGCACGCGCCGGCCCACGCCTCCCCGCACGCCACGCCCCACGCCACGCCTCACGCCACGCCCCACGCCACGCCTCACGCCACGCCACACGCCACGCCGCCGCCGAGAGACGCGGATTGA
- the LOC128683533 gene encoding uncharacterized protein LOC128683533 isoform X4: MASRGDKGNGNGEEQIVETLAEVFRCFICMEKLVDAHLCPHCSKLCCYACVRRWLTEQRSQCPHCRAALHLHELVNCRWVEEVTQQIETMQQQHVQLCLQCPTHQEKLTVYCWTCRRCICHRCALWGGTHSGHTFKPLEEVYEQHVTQIRDEVAQLRRRLMELISLVQEVERNVESVRAAKDERVREIRNAVELMISRLDSALKAKLLTLMGQKNSLTQETEQLEHLLQEIEHQLHTSTRSELIARSGELLKMIHQVRKKPMASFVTAPVPADFHSEIVPSYDSSTFPLTNFTQLRHAAAPVYSAPLHVNGLCWRLKVYPDGNGVVRGNYLSVFLELSAGLPETSNTAKLRVGKRYEYRVEMLHQVSRDPSKNIVREFASDFEVGECWGYNRFFRLDLLASEGYHNPETDTLILRFQVRPPTFYQRCRDQQWYINQLVTMQNQHVMQINDLKERLSLEMSRNSIAATRATPNTSNNSQSTPEDNPSQNNPVDGNSLSEPIVFNNQWKFNTSAHGIMSGQRLNSPDESRNNDVSSQPGVGSVSNVGGVGVGNVGSTFAFGDFATPLDRRLQPHALDAYNLPSTSRSANSLHVSLHTLLNAAPSRAPSGSKLLASKLHKHQLPAKESATLAAVASTPVTEVSPAINNVLLCSSISSPELVAVAGQQASQQASQQASDPRIHSPPIHAGSESSSDTADLMFSELEVFADENNPSHVDENSNEENDVDDEAMSGENDIEGAFGPAAESGGADILSRLLCAVHGRGVTPAGSDGSAPANLSASRHDNDPQLSTAAHTDMLLLNLMRINGLTPKPKKHGPKRNWSSSKPELVLGSSPSTSGGRARRSSGAMCGAMSGAGSGAGGGARQRRAGRGQPLSPGQLRRDDDLRPSALGPLPGACGPLSPAASPERATLSPASLAYDYWPSVSSVSDNDEVELILDYNDTLFDLLLNSLSIDGGPPGETESPRPVTPPVQPWSPHATPHAPAHASPHATPHATPHATPHATPHATPHATPPPRDAD; encoded by the exons ATGGCCTCTAGGGGTGACAAAGGAAATGGCAATGGCGAAGAACAGATTGTTGAG ACGTTGGCGGAGGTGTTCCGCTGCTTCATTTGTATGGAGAAGCTGGTGGACGCACACCTGTGCCCTCACTGTTCAAAGCTGTGCTGCTACGCTTGCGTGCGGCGATGGTTGACTGAGCAGCGGTCCCAGTGTCCGCACTGTCGTGCTGCCCTGCATTTGCACGAGCTGGTGAACTGTCGATGGGTGGAGGAGGTCACCCAACAGATAGAAACCATGCAACAGCAACATGTCCAGTTGTGCTTACA ATGCCCGACTCACCAAGAGAAGTTGACAGTGTACTGTTGGACGTGCCGCCGCTGTATCTGCCACCGGTGTGCGCTGTGGGGAGGCACCCACTCTGGACACACGTTCAAGCCCCTGGAGGAGGTGTACGAGCAACATGTCACCCAGATACGGGATGAGGTTGCCCAGCTGCGCAGGAGGCTTATGGAACTCATCAGTTTGGTGCAGGAAGTG gaaCGCAATGTAGAATCGGTGCGTGCTGCCAAAGATGAGCGCGTACGTGAGATCCGCAATGCTGTGGAGCTGATGATATCGCGACTGGACTCTGCATTGAAGGCGAAACTGTTGACGCTGATGGGACAGAAGAACAGCCTCACCCAGGAGACTGAGCAACTTGAGCATCTGCTGCAGGAGATTGAACATCAACTACATACAAGCACAAG ATCTGAATTGATAGCCAGGAGTGGCGAGTTACTGAAGATGATCCACCAAGTGCGCAAGAAGCCGATGGCCAGTTTTGTGACGGCGCCTGTACCGGCCGATTTCCACAG CGAAATTGTGCCGAGCTACGATAGCAGCACATTCCCCCTGACGAACTTCACGCAATTGCGTCACGCGGCTGCGCCCGTGTACTCCGCGCCGCTGCACGTCAACGGGCTATGCTGGCGATTGAAGGTGTACCCCGACGGCAACGGGGTGGTACGCGGGAACTACCTCTCCGTGTTTTTGGAGCTTAGCGCCGGCCTGCCCGAGACCTCCAA CACTGCTAAGTTAAGAGTAGGGAAGAG ATACGAGTATCGCGTGGAGATGTTACACCAAGTGTCACGTGACCCCTCCAAGAACATAGTCCGGGAGTTCGCGTCGGATTTCGAGGTTGGCGAGTGCTGGGGCTACAACCGTTTCTTCAGACTGGACCTGCTGGCCAGCGAGGGCTATCACAACCCGGAGACTGACACCTTGATACTCAG ATTCCAAGTGCGGCCGCCGACGTTCTACCAGCGTTGTCGCGACCAACAATGGTACATCAACCAGCTAGTCACCATGCAGAACCAGCATGTCATGCAAATCAATGATCTCAAAGAG CGTCTCTCACTAGAAATGTCGCGCAACTCCATAGCGGCGACGCGGGCGACTCCCAACACTTCCAACAACTCCCAATCGACTCCCGAAGACAACCCGTCGCAGAATAACCCTGTCGACGGCAACTCCTTATCGGAACCGATTGTGTTCAACAATCAGTGGAAGTTCAATACAAGTGCGCATGGCATCATGAGCGGCCAGAGGTTGAATAGTCCAG ACGAGTCCCGCAACAACGACGTGTCGTCGCAGCCGGGCGTGGGCAGCGTGTCCAACGTTGGGGGCGTGGGCGTGGGCAACGTGGGCAGCACCTTCGCCTTCGGGGACTTCGCCACACCGCTGGACAGAAGGCTCCAGCCGCACGCTCTGGACGCTTACAATCTACCTTCTACTTCTAG GTCAGCGAACTCGCTGCACGTGAGCCTGCACACGCTGCTGAACGCGGCGCCGAGTCGCGCGCCCAGCGGCAGCAAGCTGCTGGCCAGCAAGCTGCACAAGCACCAGCTGCCCGCCAAGGAGTCCGCCACGCTCGCCG CGGTCGCAAGCACCCCAGTGACGGAAGTGAGCCCCGCGATCAACAACGTGTTGCTTTGTTCTTCTATATCGTCGCCTGAGCTGGTGGCGGTGGCGGGCCAGCAAGCCAGCCAGCAAGCCAGCCAGCAAGCCAGCGACCCGCGGATACACAGCCCGCCGATACACGCGGGCTCGGAGTCCAGCAGCGACACCGCG GATCTGATGTTCAGCGAGTTGGAAGTTTTCGCGGACGAAAACAACCCGAGTCACGTCGACGAGAACTCCAACGAGGAGAATGATGTGGACGACGAGGCTATGTCAG GCGAGAATGACATCGAGGGTGCTTTCGGTCCGGCCGCCGAGTCCGGCGGCGCCGACATCCTCAGCCGGCTGCTGTGCGCCGTGCACGGCCGCGGCGTCACGCCCGCCGGCTCCGACGGCTCCGCGCCCGCCAACCTCAGCGCCTCGCGACACGACAACGACCCCCAGTTGTCCACCGCGGCCCACACGGATATGCTGCTGTTGAATCTTATGAGGATCAACGGGTTGACGCCCAAGCCGAAGAAGCATG GTCCAAAACGCAATTGGTCATCTTCCAAGCCAGAGTTGGTACTCGGCAGCAGCCCCTCGACGAGCGGGGGTCGAGCGCGGCGCTCGAGCGGAGCGATGTGCGGGGCGATGAGCGGGGCGGGGAGCGGGGCGGGGGGCGGCGCGAGGCAGCGGCGAGCGGGGCGCGGGCAGCCGCTCTCCCCCGGTCAGCTGCGCAGGGACGATGATCTCAGACCTAGTGCTCTCG GCCCCTTGCCTGGCGCTTGCGGCCCGCTGTCGCCGGCGGCCTCGCCTGAAAGAGCCACACTATCACCGGCGTCGCTGGCCTACGACTATTGGCCGTCGGTCTCCTCTGTGTCGGACAATGATGAGGTCGAACTCATTTTGGACTATAAC GACACCCTATTCGACCTACTCCTGAACAGTCTCTCCATCGACGGCGGCCCCCCCGGCGAAACGGAGTCCCCGCGCCCCGTCACCCCGCCCGTGCAGCCGTGGAGTCCTCACGCCACTCCGCACGCGCCGGCCCACGCCTCCCCGCACGCCACGCCCCACGCCACGCCTCACGCCACGCCCCACGCCACGCCTCACGCCACGCCACACGCCACGCCGCCGCCGAGAGACGCGGATTGA